A stretch of the Massilia varians genome encodes the following:
- the pyrR gene encoding bifunctional pyr operon transcriptional regulator/uracil phosphoribosyltransferase PyrR, which produces MPTSNQAYDAEALYRELLGQVRAGLDGVADAAIVGIHSGGAWLAERLARDLDLTSRFGTIDVSFYRDDYAKKGLHPDVKPTHIRFPVDGATVVLVDDVLQTGRTVRAAINVLFDYGRPSCIRLAALADRGGRELPVAPDYVGTRAALAPQQSLCLQRDAAGQLSLTIEEDNVQDLS; this is translated from the coding sequence ATGCCAACATCTAATCAAGCGTACGACGCGGAGGCGCTGTACCGCGAGCTGCTGGGCCAGGTCCGCGCAGGACTGGACGGCGTCGCCGATGCCGCCATCGTCGGCATCCATTCCGGCGGCGCCTGGCTGGCCGAACGTCTCGCGCGCGACCTCGACCTGACCAGCCGCTTCGGCACCATCGACGTCTCGTTCTACCGCGACGACTATGCCAAGAAGGGCCTGCACCCGGACGTGAAGCCGACCCATATCCGCTTCCCGGTGGACGGCGCGACGGTGGTGCTGGTGGACGACGTGCTGCAGACCGGCCGCACGGTGCGCGCCGCGATCAACGTGCTGTTCGACTACGGCAGGCCGAGCTGCATCCGCCTGGCGGCCCTGGCCGACCGCGGCGGGCGCGAGCTGCCGGTGGCGCCCGACTACGTCGGCACCCGCGCCGCGCTGGCGCCGCAGCAGTCGCTGTGCCTGCAGCGCGACGCCGCCGGCCAACTTTCGCTGACCATTGAAGAAGACAATGTCCAAGATCTTTCTTAA
- a CDS encoding aspartate carbamoyltransferase catalytic subunit codes for MSKIFLNPQLNKNGELQHLLTIEGLPKSVINHILDTASSFVSISDREVKKVPLMRGKSVFNLFFENSTRTRTTFEIAAKRLSADVINLNIQASSASKGESLLDTIDNLSAMHADMFVVRHAQSGAPYLIAKHLVETGQSHVHVVNAGDGRHAHPTQGLLDMYTIRHYKKDFTNLRVAIVGDILHSRVARSDIHALTTLGVPEVRAIGPHTLLPGGLAEMGVRTFTNMDEGLKDVDVIIMLRLQNERMSGALLPSAQEYFKSYGLTPERLALAKPDAIVMHPGPMNRGVEIDSAVADGSQAVILPQVTFGIAVRMAVMSILAGGRA; via the coding sequence ATGTCCAAGATCTTTCTTAACCCGCAACTGAACAAGAACGGGGAGCTGCAGCACCTGCTCACCATCGAGGGCCTGCCCAAGTCGGTCATCAACCACATCCTCGACACCGCTTCGAGCTTCGTGAGCATTTCGGACCGCGAGGTCAAGAAGGTGCCGCTGATGCGCGGCAAGAGCGTGTTCAACCTCTTCTTCGAAAACAGCACGCGCACCCGCACCACCTTCGAGATCGCGGCCAAGCGCCTGTCGGCCGACGTCATCAACCTGAACATCCAGGCTTCGTCGGCCAGCAAGGGCGAGTCGCTGCTCGACACCATCGACAACCTGTCGGCCATGCACGCCGACATGTTCGTGGTGCGCCACGCGCAGTCGGGCGCGCCTTACCTGATCGCCAAGCACCTGGTCGAGACCGGGCAGTCGCACGTGCACGTGGTGAACGCCGGCGACGGCCGCCACGCGCACCCGACCCAGGGCCTGCTCGACATGTACACGATCCGCCACTACAAGAAGGACTTCACCAACCTGCGGGTGGCGATCGTCGGCGACATCCTGCATAGCCGCGTGGCGCGCTCGGACATCCACGCGCTGACCACCCTGGGCGTGCCGGAAGTGCGCGCCATCGGCCCGCACACGCTGCTGCCGGGCGGCCTGGCCGAGATGGGCGTGCGCACCTTCACCAACATGGACGAGGGTCTGAAGGACGTCGACGTCATCATCATGCTGCGCCTGCAGAACGAACGCATGAGCGGCGCGCTGCTGCCGTCGGCGCAGGAATACTTCAAGAGCTATGGCCTGACCCCGGAGCGCCTGGCGCTGGCCAAGCCGGATGCGATCGTGATGCACCCGGGCCCGATGAACCGCGGGGTCGAGATCGACTCGGCGGTGGCCGACGGCAGCCAGGCGGTGATCCTGCCGCAGGTGACCTTCGGCATTGCGGTACGCATGGCGGTGATGAGCATTTTGGCAGGAGGCAGGGCGTGA
- a CDS encoding hybrid sensor histidine kinase/response regulator, with protein sequence MTNPSSQRMPAFDTGPLSWVIGEIRDALGRSGTALRDAAGRSPEAQPTLLLHAKTHLHQADGALQLVDVEGAAVLGGAAEQLIDAFKDGRVACTLDAVKTVQDAYQALVEYLDELLAGSAQQPARLFPYYRDLQERLGVERIHPSDLLPADLGKGVELDAPASGEQPDIAACRARFEKALLPYLKSGEAQHAAGMRDALAPIAASQGEPRARLFWQALHAFAGVVADGQIDSELYVKQLLGQVNLQLRRLAQGQGGTPDAMLRDALFFVAAASQPNADARRLRQACGLDGLVPPDYAVRRYGRIDQAALQEAREALARTKSDWDRIATEGDLAVKEDFNEQLSRLAGASEKLGAPALAQLMRELGRAATDAMQAGRSDDFGLEMATAMLFVENGLDQLRQLPEDFAEHAEAVGARLLALAAGETPPDAPQWQGELARQIQQGQTVAVLAGEIKAGLRQVEKLLDDYYDNPARRETLAQAEPVLHGLQGALSILDQEQAVEAVRHVAGQVRLLEGSDGELSTQSAVLHNIAQNIGALGFFTDLLAQDSEAAKGRFSFDPEKRLLRELPFEFVDTAPAPGTQAPQQQETSIESELLEIFILEAQEVLGFVLEALPQAESNPASQETLTLLRRGFHTLKGSSRMVSLDSFAEGAAAVERVMNLWLAEARSATPELLSLLRQAHAELSAWVAELAAGGASNRDSAALVAAAARVQAGAAPEDIPVPVLEDILEPEPAPETAPEPEPGTKRIGGLDIPLGLYTIYLDEAETLVQQLAQDFEDWRAEPDRRASAAALKAAHTLAGTSSTVGYAALRDVAHALELALEKLAAPGPTLDEDGRELLDTALGCARTMLQIFGLGELAPAQPELIARLDALLARLASQQAASVYGEVDPDLAGQLDALFASAYGAILAAPHEELEQPQEQAPQQERAADEIDALFDSFLDDPFAAPALDQAAPAQPQPAFVPVTPDEAALDAAPESVAAVPDQVPAPASASAPAPVAAPEPAPAAADSVLAASPGFSDELDPDLLPVFLEEGADLFPQIGNGLRQWQQNPQDHAIAQGLQRALHTVKGSARMAGAMRLGQHTHELETQIENMVHAGTTTPAAFDELLANYDGALLLFEQLQQPAMPAQAAPASVPAAAEQPGNRAPLVRVRADILDRVVNQAGEVSITRSRLENQVGVLKGALSDFSDNLDRLRRQMREIEMQAESQIASTLSIAGEEKFDPLEFDRFTRLQELTRMMAESVNDVEAFHEGLSRTVDSAVEDLAAQARMTRDLQRDLMRVRMVPFANLAERLFRVARQTAKELEKRVNLDIRGGAVEIDRSVLEQMAAPFEHLLRNAIVHGIEPRAARQEAGKLETGEVLVQVSQHGNEVAIVFSDDGAGLDLERIRAKARGLGLIKPDQVVNDQEAAELIFEPGFSTADTLTELAGRGVGMDVVRSEAQALGGRVLVSTEPGKGTRFAIHLPLTLAVAQVVLVASGGRTHALPATLVEQVLQVRDTELDAAQAAGTLSVAGQPHALHTLAVLLGEGNGGALQRLNPVLVVHGAGGRIALRVDEVLGNREVVVKNIGPQLSRVPGIAGATVLGTGEIVLILDPVALAQRPAAPLAPVAEEAPPERKAAIMVVDDSITVRRVTQRLLEREGYRVMLAKDGVDALEQIEALRPDLMLVDIEMPRMDGFDLTRELRSREATRSIPIIMITSRTADKHRNVALDLGVNAYFGKPYQEPVLLAAIESLLNREKS encoded by the coding sequence TCTGCTGCCGGCCGATCTCGGCAAGGGCGTCGAACTGGACGCGCCCGCATCCGGCGAACAACCGGACATCGCGGCCTGCCGCGCGCGCTTCGAAAAGGCGCTGCTGCCCTACCTGAAGAGCGGCGAGGCGCAGCATGCGGCCGGCATGCGCGACGCCCTGGCCCCGATCGCGGCCAGCCAGGGCGAGCCGCGCGCGCGCCTGTTCTGGCAGGCGCTGCACGCCTTTGCCGGCGTGGTGGCCGACGGCCAGATCGACAGCGAGCTGTACGTCAAGCAGCTGCTCGGGCAGGTCAACCTGCAGCTGCGCCGCCTGGCGCAGGGGCAGGGCGGCACGCCCGACGCGATGCTGCGCGACGCGCTGTTCTTCGTCGCGGCGGCCAGCCAGCCGAATGCCGACGCCAGGCGCCTGCGCCAGGCTTGCGGCCTGGACGGCCTGGTGCCGCCCGACTACGCCGTGCGCCGCTACGGCCGCATCGACCAGGCCGCCTTGCAGGAAGCGCGCGAGGCGCTGGCCCGCACCAAGTCGGACTGGGACCGCATCGCCACCGAGGGCGATCTCGCGGTCAAGGAAGACTTCAACGAACAGCTCTCGCGCCTGGCCGGCGCCAGCGAAAAGCTGGGCGCCCCGGCCCTGGCCCAGCTGATGCGCGAACTCGGCCGTGCCGCGACGGACGCCATGCAGGCCGGCCGCAGCGATGACTTCGGCCTGGAGATGGCCACCGCCATGCTGTTCGTCGAGAACGGCCTGGACCAGCTGCGCCAGCTGCCCGAGGACTTCGCCGAGCATGCCGAAGCCGTCGGCGCGCGCCTGCTGGCCCTGGCCGCCGGCGAGACCCCGCCGGATGCGCCGCAGTGGCAGGGCGAACTGGCGCGCCAGATCCAGCAGGGCCAGACCGTGGCGGTGCTGGCCGGCGAGATCAAGGCCGGCCTGCGTCAGGTCGAGAAGCTGCTCGACGATTACTACGACAACCCGGCCAGGCGCGAGACGCTGGCCCAGGCCGAGCCAGTGCTGCACGGCTTGCAGGGGGCCCTGTCCATTCTCGACCAGGAACAGGCCGTGGAGGCGGTGCGCCACGTCGCCGGCCAGGTACGGCTGCTGGAGGGCAGCGACGGCGAGCTGAGCACGCAGTCCGCGGTGCTGCACAACATCGCCCAGAACATCGGCGCGCTTGGCTTCTTCACCGACCTGCTGGCGCAGGACAGCGAGGCGGCCAAGGGGCGCTTCAGCTTCGACCCCGAGAAACGCCTGTTGCGCGAGCTGCCCTTCGAATTCGTCGACACGGCGCCGGCGCCCGGAACGCAGGCGCCGCAACAGCAGGAAACGAGCATCGAGTCCGAACTGCTCGAGATCTTCATCCTGGAAGCCCAGGAAGTGCTCGGCTTCGTGCTCGAGGCGCTGCCCCAGGCCGAGAGCAACCCGGCCAGCCAGGAGACATTGACCTTGCTGCGCCGGGGCTTCCACACGCTCAAGGGCAGCAGCCGCATGGTGAGCCTGGACAGCTTCGCCGAAGGCGCCGCCGCGGTGGAGCGCGTCATGAACCTGTGGCTGGCCGAGGCGCGCAGCGCCACGCCCGAGCTCCTGAGCCTGCTGCGCCAGGCGCATGCCGAGCTGTCCGCCTGGGTGGCGGAACTGGCCGCCGGCGGCGCGTCAAACCGCGACAGCGCGGCGCTGGTGGCGGCCGCGGCGCGGGTGCAGGCGGGCGCCGCGCCCGAAGACATCCCGGTGCCGGTGCTCGAGGACATCCTCGAGCCGGAACCTGCACCGGAGACGGCACCGGAACCGGAACCGGGCACGAAACGCATCGGCGGCCTCGACATCCCGCTCGGCCTGTACACGATCTACCTCGACGAAGCCGAGACCCTGGTGCAGCAGCTGGCGCAGGACTTCGAGGATTGGCGCGCCGAGCCGGACCGGCGCGCGTCCGCGGCAGCCCTGAAGGCGGCGCACACCCTGGCCGGCACCTCGTCTACGGTCGGCTACGCCGCGCTGCGCGACGTCGCCCATGCGCTCGAGCTGGCGCTGGAAAAGCTGGCGGCGCCGGGCCCGACGCTCGACGAGGACGGCCGCGAGCTGCTGGACACGGCCCTGGGGTGCGCACGCACGATGCTGCAGATCTTCGGCCTCGGTGAACTGGCCCCGGCCCAACCGGAGCTGATCGCCCGCCTCGACGCGCTGCTGGCGCGCCTGGCCAGCCAGCAGGCGGCCAGCGTGTACGGCGAAGTCGACCCGGACCTGGCCGGGCAACTCGACGCCTTGTTCGCCAGCGCCTACGGCGCGATCCTGGCGGCGCCGCACGAAGAACTGGAACAGCCACAGGAACAAGCACCGCAACAGGAGCGCGCGGCCGACGAGATCGACGCGCTGTTCGACAGCTTCCTCGACGATCCGTTTGCCGCGCCGGCCCTCGACCAGGCCGCGCCTGCGCAGCCGCAGCCCGCGTTCGTGCCGGTCACGCCCGACGAGGCGGCGCTCGATGCGGCGCCGGAAAGCGTGGCGGCCGTGCCGGACCAGGTCCCCGCACCCGCATCCGCATCCGCACCTGCACCGGTAGCGGCGCCGGAACCCGCGCCCGCCGCGGCCGACAGCGTGCTGGCGGCGAGCCCGGGTTTCAGCGACGAACTCGATCCGGACCTGCTGCCGGTATTCCTGGAAGAGGGCGCCGACCTGTTCCCGCAGATCGGCAACGGCCTGCGCCAGTGGCAGCAGAATCCGCAAGACCATGCCATCGCCCAGGGCTTGCAGCGCGCCCTGCACACGGTCAAGGGCAGCGCCCGCATGGCCGGCGCGATGCGTCTCGGCCAGCATACGCACGAGCTGGAAACCCAGATCGAGAACATGGTGCACGCCGGCACCACCACGCCCGCGGCTTTCGATGAACTGCTGGCGAACTACGATGGGGCCCTGCTGCTGTTCGAACAGCTGCAACAGCCCGCCATGCCGGCGCAGGCGGCGCCCGCAAGCGTACCGGCGGCCGCCGAGCAGCCGGGCAACCGCGCGCCGCTGGTGCGGGTGCGCGCCGACATCCTCGACCGCGTGGTCAACCAGGCGGGCGAGGTGTCGATCACGCGTTCGCGCCTGGAAAACCAGGTCGGCGTGCTCAAGGGCGCCTTGTCCGACTTCTCGGACAACCTCGACCGCCTGCGCCGCCAGATGCGCGAGATCGAGATGCAGGCCGAGTCGCAGATCGCGTCGACCCTGTCGATCGCCGGCGAGGAGAAGTTCGACCCGCTCGAGTTCGACCGCTTCACCCGCCTGCAGGAACTGACGCGCATGATGGCCGAGAGCGTGAACGACGTCGAAGCCTTCCACGAAGGCCTGTCGCGCACGGTGGACAGCGCCGTCGAAGACCTGGCGGCGCAGGCGCGCATGACGCGCGACCTGCAGCGCGACCTGATGCGGGTGCGCATGGTGCCCTTCGCGAACCTGGCCGAGCGCCTGTTCCGGGTGGCGCGCCAGACCGCGAAAGAACTTGAAAAGCGCGTCAACCTCGACATCCGCGGCGGCGCGGTGGAAATCGACCGCAGCGTGCTGGAACAGATGGCGGCGCCGTTCGAACACCTGCTGCGCAACGCGATCGTGCACGGCATCGAGCCGCGCGCCGCGCGCCAGGAGGCCGGCAAGCTTGAAACCGGCGAGGTGCTGGTGCAGGTGAGCCAGCACGGCAACGAGGTGGCGATCGTGTTCAGCGACGACGGCGCCGGGCTGGACCTGGAGCGCATCCGCGCCAAGGCGCGCGGCCTGGGCCTGATCAAGCCGGACCAGGTCGTGAATGACCAGGAAGCCGCCGAACTGATTTTCGAACCGGGCTTCTCGACCGCCGACACGCTCACCGAGCTGGCCGGGCGCGGCGTCGGCATGGACGTGGTGCGCTCCGAGGCGCAGGCGCTGGGCGGGCGGGTGCTGGTCTCGACCGAGCCGGGCAAGGGTACGCGCTTCGCCATCCACCTGCCGCTGACGCTGGCGGTGGCGCAGGTGGTGCTGGTTGCGAGCGGCGGGCGCACCCATGCCTTGCCGGCCACCCTGGTCGAGCAGGTGCTGCAGGTGCGCGATACCGAACTGGACGCGGCGCAGGCGGCGGGCACGCTTTCCGTGGCAGGACAGCCGCATGCGCTGCACACGCTCGCCGTGCTGCTGGGCGAAGGCAATGGCGGCGCGCTGCAGCGCCTGAACCCGGTGCTGGTGGTGCATGGCGCCGGCGGGCGCATCGCGCTGCGCGTGGACGAGGTGCTGGGCAACCGCGAAGTGGTGGTCAAGAATATCGGCCCGCAGCTCTCGCGGGTCCCGGGCATCGCCGGCGCCACGGTGCTGGGCACGGGCGAGATCGTGCTGATCCTCGATCCGGTGGCGCTGGCCCAGCGTCCCGCGGCGCCGCTCGCCCCCGTCGCCGAGGAGGCGCCGCCCGAACGGAAAGCCGCCATCATGGTGGTGGACGACTCGATCACGGTGCGCCGCGTGACCCAGCGCCTGCTGGAGCGCGAAGGCTACCGGGTGATGCTGGCCAAGGACGGCGTCGACGCGCTCGAACAGATCGAAGCGCTGCGGCCCGACCTGATGCTGGTGGATATCGAGATGCCGCGCATGGACGGCTTCGACCTGACGCGCGAGCTGCGCAGCAGGGAAGCGACCAGGTCGATTCCGATCATCATGATCACCTCGCGGACGGCGGACAAGCACCGCAATGTCGCGCTGGACTTGGGCGTGAATGCCTACTTCGGCAAGCCCTACCAGGAGCCGGTGCTGCTGGCGGCAATCGAGAGTCTGCTGAACCGAGAAAAATCGTAG
- a CDS encoding cryptochrome/photolyase family protein, which translates to MNISNSLVWFRRDLRAFDHAALHQALTSSNCVYCVFVYDSDILDPLPRDDRRVRFIHASLASLEAELRRLGAYLIVRQGRPLEVIPALATELGVDAVFVCADYEPDAVDRDARMKARLAADGRKFLSFKDQVVFEQDEVLTLAKGPFSVFTPYKNAWLKRLAGMPEALAAYPVDPYAHAFAPPPPDAPPLPSLAEIGFEPGAPPLPAGMEGAEELFERFVAHIADYGRARDFPSEDGTSRLSTHLRFGTTSIRHLVRTARQMIENGAGGAGASVWLSELIWRDFYSMILARNPQVVTRSFKPAFDALAWDSGAEADALFAAWCEGRTGYPLVDAAMAQLNRTGFMHNRLRMVTASFLTKDLGIDWRRGERYFALKLNDYELASNNGGWQWAASTGCDAQPWFRIFNPVAQSQRFDAHGDFIREWVPVLARLGAKEIHAPWLADANLLAERGVVLGRDYPLPVVDHDVARKRTLERFAVVKKTNG; encoded by the coding sequence ATGAATATAAGCAACTCCCTGGTTTGGTTCCGGCGTGACTTGCGGGCATTCGACCATGCAGCCCTGCACCAGGCCTTGACCTCGTCTAATTGTGTGTACTGCGTTTTTGTGTATGACAGCGACATCCTGGACCCGCTGCCGCGCGACGACCGCCGTGTGCGGTTCATCCACGCCAGCCTGGCCAGCCTCGAGGCCGAGCTGCGTCGGCTCGGCGCTTATTTGATCGTGCGGCAAGGCCGCCCTCTTGAAGTGATCCCGGCGCTCGCCACCGAACTGGGTGTCGACGCGGTGTTCGTCTGTGCCGATTATGAACCCGACGCGGTGGATCGCGACGCACGGATGAAAGCCAGGCTGGCGGCCGATGGTAGGAAATTTCTGAGCTTCAAGGACCAGGTCGTCTTCGAGCAGGACGAGGTGCTGACCCTGGCCAAGGGACCATTCTCGGTGTTCACGCCCTACAAGAACGCCTGGCTCAAGCGCCTGGCCGGCATGCCCGAGGCGCTGGCCGCGTATCCGGTCGATCCGTATGCGCATGCCTTCGCGCCGCCGCCGCCGGACGCGCCGCCCCTGCCCTCGCTGGCCGAGATCGGCTTCGAGCCGGGCGCGCCGCCGCTGCCGGCCGGGATGGAAGGCGCCGAGGAACTGTTCGAACGTTTCGTCGCGCACATCGCCGATTACGGCCGGGCGCGCGATTTCCCCTCGGAGGACGGCACCTCGCGCCTGTCGACCCACCTGCGCTTCGGCACCACCTCGATCCGCCACCTGGTGCGCACGGCGCGCCAGATGATCGAAAACGGCGCGGGCGGCGCCGGCGCCTCGGTGTGGCTGTCGGAACTCATCTGGCGCGATTTCTATTCGATGATCCTGGCGCGCAACCCGCAGGTCGTCACCCGCTCGTTCAAGCCGGCCTTCGATGCGCTGGCCTGGGACAGCGGCGCAGAAGCCGATGCGCTGTTCGCGGCCTGGTGCGAGGGACGCACCGGCTATCCGCTGGTGGACGCGGCGATGGCGCAGCTGAACCGCACCGGCTTCATGCACAACCGGCTGCGCATGGTGACGGCGAGCTTCCTCACCAAGGACCTCGGGATCGACTGGCGGCGCGGGGAGCGCTACTTCGCACTCAAGCTGAACGACTACGAGCTGGCCTCGAACAACGGCGGCTGGCAATGGGCGGCCTCGACCGGCTGCGACGCGCAGCCGTGGTTCCGGATCTTCAATCCGGTGGCGCAGTCGCAGCGTTTCGATGCGCACGGCGACTTCATTCGGGAGTGGGTGCCGGTCCTGGCGCGGCTCGGCGCGAAGGAGATCCATGCGCCGTGGCTGGCCGATGCGAACCTGCTGGCCGAGCGCGGGGTCGTGCTGGGGCGGGATTATCCCTTGCCGGTGGTAGACCATGATGTCGCGCGCAAGCGAACACTGGAGAGGTTCGCGGTCGTCAAGAAAACCAATGGCTAA
- a CDS encoding YqgE/AlgH family protein produces the protein MPPEQSETLGKIGPASSGLNLANHFLIAMPSIQDPIFGGTVVYICEHNENGVLGVVINKPTDMTMEVLFDRVDLKLAPGLRSSVVDQPIMFGGPVQDDRGFVLHSPGGRFSSSLTVTDDVAFTTSIDVLEAVASGAGPARMLVSIGYAGWSPGQLEEEISRNGWLTVGADARVLFDLPIEERYTAAIKLLGIDPLMLATEAGHA, from the coding sequence ATGCCACCGGAACAGAGTGAAACGCTCGGTAAGATCGGCCCGGCTTCTTCAGGGCTGAACCTCGCCAACCATTTCCTAATCGCAATGCCTTCGATCCAGGATCCGATCTTCGGCGGCACCGTCGTCTATATTTGCGAGCACAACGAGAATGGCGTGCTCGGCGTGGTCATCAACAAGCCGACCGACATGACGATGGAAGTGCTGTTCGACCGCGTCGACCTGAAGCTCGCCCCGGGGCTGCGCTCCTCGGTGGTGGACCAGCCGATCATGTTCGGCGGCCCGGTGCAGGACGACCGCGGCTTCGTGCTGCATTCGCCGGGCGGACGCTTCTCCTCCTCGCTCACCGTCACCGACGACGTCGCCTTCACCACCTCGATCGACGTGCTGGAAGCCGTCGCCAGCGGCGCCGGCCCGGCCCGCATGCTGGTCTCGATCGGCTATGCCGGCTGGAGTCCGGGACAGCTCGAGGAAGAAATCTCGCGCAACGGCTGGCTCACGGTGGGCGCCGACGCCAGGGTCCTGTTCGACCTGCCGATCGAGGAACGCTATACCGCCGCCATCAAACTGCTGGGAATCGATCCCCTGATGCTCGCTACTGAAGCCGGCCATGCATAA
- the ruvX gene encoding Holliday junction resolvase RuvX, with the protein MGNTLTGQAQPLTVIKAVDNATRFQVIGDLINEWKPARLVVGEPRHPDGAEHDMTLRSRRFANQLHGRFNLPVELVDERYSSAVIPQRRGEIIDAKAAAIILQQYFDTHANI; encoded by the coding sequence ATGGGCAACACCCTTACCGGGCAAGCCCAACCGTTGACCGTCATCAAGGCGGTCGACAACGCCACCCGTTTCCAGGTCATCGGCGACCTGATCAATGAATGGAAGCCGGCCCGCCTCGTCGTGGGCGAGCCGCGCCATCCCGACGGCGCCGAGCACGACATGACGCTGCGCAGCCGGCGCTTCGCCAACCAGCTCCACGGCCGCTTCAACCTGCCCGTCGAACTCGTCGACGAGCGTTACTCGTCCGCCGTGATCCCGCAACGGCGCGGCGAGATCATCGACGCCAAGGCGGCCGCCATCATTTTGCAACAATACTTTGATACCCATGCCAACATCTAA
- a CDS encoding dihydroorotase: protein MNYHIKNGRIIDPANDIDQVSDLFIADGKIAALGNAPEGFTADQTIDASGLVVAPGLVDLSARLREPGYEYKATLESEMQAAMQGGVTTLVCPPDTDPVLDEPGLVEMLKHRARILDQANVHPLGALTMGLKGQALTEMAELTEAGCIGFSQAEVPVLDTTVLLRAMQYAKTFGYTVWLRPQDAHIGRGGVAHSGPLASRLGLSGVPVMSETIALHTIFELMRATGARVHLCRMSSSAGLALVASAKKEGLQVTCDVGVHHLHMTDADIGFFDPNARFNPPLRSQRDRDAIRAALLDGTVDAVCSDHTPVDEDEKLLPFAEATPGATGLELLLALTLKWAEDQDGKDALAQALAKVTASPARIAGLPAGTLSVGAAADVVLFDPDARWKVERKALASQGKHTPFLGFELAGQVRTTLVRGRVAFQR, encoded by the coding sequence ATGAACTACCACATCAAGAACGGGCGAATCATCGACCCGGCAAACGACATCGACCAGGTAAGCGACCTGTTCATCGCCGACGGCAAGATCGCCGCCCTCGGCAATGCGCCGGAAGGCTTCACGGCCGACCAGACCATCGACGCCAGCGGCCTGGTGGTCGCTCCCGGCCTGGTCGACCTGTCCGCGCGCCTGCGCGAGCCGGGCTACGAGTACAAGGCGACGCTGGAATCGGAAATGCAGGCGGCGATGCAGGGCGGCGTGACCACCCTGGTCTGCCCACCGGACACCGACCCGGTGCTGGACGAGCCGGGCCTGGTGGAGATGCTCAAGCACCGCGCGCGCATCCTGGACCAGGCCAACGTGCACCCGCTGGGCGCGCTGACCATGGGCCTGAAGGGCCAGGCCCTCACTGAAATGGCCGAGCTGACCGAAGCCGGCTGCATCGGCTTCTCGCAGGCCGAGGTGCCGGTGCTGGACACCACCGTGCTGCTGCGCGCCATGCAGTACGCCAAGACCTTCGGCTACACCGTGTGGCTGCGCCCGCAGGACGCCCACATCGGCCGCGGCGGCGTGGCCCACAGCGGCCCGCTGGCCTCGCGCCTGGGGCTGTCGGGCGTGCCCGTCATGTCCGAGACCATCGCCCTGCACACCATCTTCGAGCTGATGCGCGCTACCGGCGCGCGCGTGCACCTGTGCCGCATGTCATCAAGCGCCGGCCTGGCGCTGGTCGCCAGCGCCAAGAAGGAAGGCCTGCAGGTCACCTGCGACGTCGGCGTGCACCACCTGCACATGACCGACGCCGACATCGGCTTCTTCGACCCGAACGCGCGCTTCAACCCGCCGCTGCGCAGCCAGCGCGACCGCGACGCGATCCGCGCGGCCCTGCTGGACGGCACCGTGGACGCGGTCTGCTCCGACCACACCCCCGTGGACGAAGACGAGAAGCTGCTGCCCTTCGCCGAAGCGACCCCGGGCGCGACCGGGCTGGAGCTGTTGCTGGCGCTGACCCTGAAGTGGGCCGAGGACCAGGACGGCAAGGATGCGCTGGCGCAGGCCCTGGCCAAGGTGACCGCCAGCCCGGCGCGCATCGCCGGCCTGCCCGCCGGCACGCTGTCGGTGGGCGCGGCGGCCGACGTGGTGCTGTTCGACCCGGACGCCCGCTGGAAGGTCGAGCGCAAGGCCCTGGCGAGCCAGGGCAAGCACACGCCTTTCCTCGGCTTCGAGCTGGCCGGCCAGGTGCGCACGACGCTGGTGCGCGGCCGTGTGGCCTTCCAGCGTTGA